One bacterium genomic region harbors:
- a CDS encoding nucleoside deaminase codes for MSSISKDEFYMREALFEAKKALALGEVPIGCVVVLNDRIIGRGHNVRESEGDPTAHAEMVALRCAAKSIGDWRLDGATIYVTMEPCIMCTAAIIMARVERIVYATKNDKFGACGTVWNLPDDPAFGNHPVVKGGVLENEAKEILDIFFRKLRGED; via the coding sequence ATGAGCTCAATCAGCAAAGACGAATTTTACATGCGGGAGGCGTTGTTTGAGGCTAAGAAAGCTCTCGCATTGGGGGAAGTGCCCATAGGTTGCGTGGTGGTTCTTAATGATAGGATAATAGGGAGGGGGCACAATGTTCGGGAATCGGAAGGTGATCCCACGGCACATGCAGAAATGGTTGCTTTACGCTGTGCCGCTAAGTCCATCGGTGATTGGCGACTCGATGGTGCCACGATTTATGTTACCATGGAGCCGTGTATAATGTGTACGGCTGCGATAATTATGGCAAGGGTCGAAAGGATAGTTTACGCTACGAAAAACGATAAATTCGGTGCATGCGGAACAGTGTGGAATCTTCCGGATGACCCTGCATTCGGAAACCATCCTGTGGTTAAAGGTGGCGTTCTCGAGAATGAGGCAAAAGAAATACTTGATATTTTTTTTCGAAAACTAAGAGGTGAGGACTGA
- a CDS encoding V-type ATPase subunit, with protein MKPTLIFKGDARYTYASGVVRGLELYLLGRADYQKLLDTPKEQLSTVLSEFGYQVREMRFEEALNKATKSLFDLVDKLSYHKELTSIWRTRTDMSNLSAVLKARFFETVLPALPDYGSIPVDDMVRQVNEYFESGRCGLPQVMIDAIETASAKLKELNKPVAIDFAVDKVFVNYFRSILPSEEYFTRFWAIYADWLNTRAFLRIIFAGIPLKDFWELFVPDGDLGADLFRSAAEAEKESMPAHFSNTEYGKVLSDVIKEALGGNMMMLDTFFRAKLLSLYKYTKYCAYGLELLWAYLCTKLEEISLIRTIVRAKLAGMEPSKIKEVVTFGME; from the coding sequence ATGAAACCAACATTGATATTCAAAGGCGACGCACGATACACTTATGCGTCAGGCGTAGTTAGAGGGCTTGAGCTTTATCTTCTCGGGCGCGCTGATTATCAGAAATTATTGGACACGCCAAAAGAACAACTCTCTACTGTGCTTTCGGAGTTCGGGTATCAGGTAAGAGAGATGCGATTTGAGGAGGCTCTCAATAAAGCCACAAAGTCGCTTTTCGACCTTGTTGACAAACTTTCTTACCACAAGGAGTTGACCTCTATCTGGCGAACGAGAACAGACATGTCCAATCTTTCTGCTGTGCTTAAAGCAAGGTTTTTTGAGACTGTGCTTCCCGCTTTGCCGGATTATGGTTCCATACCTGTTGACGACATGGTAAGGCAGGTTAACGAATACTTTGAAAGCGGGCGTTGTGGACTTCCGCAGGTCATGATTGATGCGATAGAAACAGCCAGCGCTAAACTTAAAGAGCTCAACAAACCCGTTGCTATAGATTTTGCCGTTGATAAAGTTTTCGTAAACTACTTTCGCTCGATATTGCCCTCTGAAGAGTATTTTACGAGGTTTTGGGCGATTTATGCGGATTGGCTTAACACAAGAGCTTTCTTAAGAATTATTTTTGCGGGAATTCCCTTAAAGGATTTCTGGGAACTCTTTGTTCCAGATGGGGATTTGGGAGCTGACCTTTTCCGCTCCGCTGCGGAGGCTGAAAAAGAATCCATGCCTGCCCACTTTTCGAACACGGAGTATGGCAAGGTGCTTTCCGATGTGATTAAGGAGGCGCTCGGAGGAAATATGATGATGCTCGACACATTTTTTCGAGCGAAATTGTTGTCACTTTATAAATACACGAAGTACTGTGCCTATGGTCTTGAGCTTTTGTGGGCTTATCTTTGCACAAAACTTGAGGAAATATCCCTTATCCGAACTATAGTTCGCGCGAAACTTGCCGGAATGGAGCCTTCTAAAATAAAGGAGGTGGTAACTTTTGGAATGGAATAA